The genomic region CAGTCCAAACGTCTCTCAAAGTTTTGATTTATAAAATTATAGGTTGTTGTTTTTTTAAAATAAGTCTGATTGAATTATAAATAATTAAGAAAGCTTATTATTTTTGGATTTTATATTAAATAAGTCTAAATAAATAAATTATTGATCTTGCATTAATTAATTGGGTAAAATAATAATGGAAATTCAATGAAGAAAAAGAAAAATTACAGTTTACGCGCATTTATAAATGATGTTCATTTATGGTTAGGATTAGGCAGCGGGATCATTTTATTTTTGGTTTGTTTTAGCGGAACCATACTTACTTTTGAAGACGAAATAAAAGATCTTTTTGCCGAAGATTTTACGGTTGAAGGCGGAGATGAAAAATTATCGATAGAACAGTTAATTTCGGTATTAGAAAGTGAAGGGATGGTAAGTTCGGTTACCGTACCGGCTAAAGACGGCGAAGCTTACGAGTTTAGTGTAAAAGAATCCCCTGAACAACGCCGCGGAACCACCTATTATGTAAATCCTTATTCTGCCGAATTCAGTAAAAAACGTGAATCTTCTTTAGATGGCTTTTTCTTTTCTATGTTTAAATTACATCGATGGTTACTGTTAGATTCTTCGATTGGGCGGCCTATTGTTGGTGTTGCTACAATTATCTTTTTAATATTATCGATCACTGGGATCGTGCTTTGGTTTCCAAAGAAAAAAATCAACTGGAAAACTTTAAAACCCGGCTTTAAAATTAAATTTTCGGCCAGATGGAAACGTATTAACCACGATTTACATAATACCTTAGGATTTTATGCCTGTATCTTTTTAGCTATTATGTCGCTTACCGGTTTGTGTTGGTCGTTCCAATGGTATCGTGATTTAGGGAGCGAGGTAATGGGCGCTCAAATTTTTGGTGGGCGTGGAGGCCCACGTGTAGAAAGTGAGGCACAAATTGATGAAGATGAAATGATATCAATTGCTGCGGTAGAAAAAATCACCGCACAGGAACTAAATTATGAAGGCAAAACATCAATTAGTTTTCCTTCTGGGGACAAGGGTGTTTATAGCATTAGAAAATATGAATCGGCTAAACTTTCACCACTTATTGCCGACAATCTAATTGTAGATCGAGATGGGAAGGTGCTTAAAAAGGAAGTTTTTAATGATAAACCTATTAATCTAAGAATAGCTTCTTTAATTAAACCTTTGCATACAGGAAGTATTTATGGAGGTTTCTCTAAGCTCCTTTATTTTTTAGCCTGTTTGATTGCAACGAGTCTCCCTATTACTGGAACCTTTATCTGGATTCATAAAATGAAAAAGAAACCAAAGAAAGAATAAAGCTTAATTTGTTATTATTGAAGGAATTTTTAGCCTTGTTTCTCTATTGTTTTGAAAGATTTTTCCCGGTTATAAAGCAAGGGATTTTGTTGATTTTACCGTCTTTTTCCTAACGCTTAGAAGGTTTGAAAGTTGTTTCTTACAAATGTTTGAAAATGGAATTGGCATCAAACCTGCTTCATGTTGGTAAACACTAAATATAAAACTAGTTAGGCCGGTTCTTATTAAGAATTATAAGGTATAATGTAGAATTTCTTTGATATTCGATAAAATTGAAGCTTGTTTTTTTGGAGTTGATATATTTCTTATTTTTAAAAATATGTTAAAACTATAATTTAAAAAATGAAAGACCCTAACACAGCTCCGCTTTTTTACGTGGATAATTTACAGAAAATCGAAGGAGATAATCAGTACACGGTAGATTTACATTTACCCCAAAATTTTAGCAATGCTGGCTATAAAGTAATTGGTAATAGTCCCGCGATTCATGATATTCTAAAAATTGAAATCTATTTAAGAGGGGATAAAAAGATTACTCCGAGTGATGTGACTATCGTAGAAAAGATCGAGCTAGATTTAAGTAATCAAAACTTTAAATATTTAAAATTTAAAATTATCTGGAAGCTAGCTGTAGGACTAGGTGGTGGAGTAGGAGATCCTGAGGACGAAGAAACTGTTGGCGAGAGCGTGTTGAACGGTATGGGGTAATGAAAAGTATCCTGGCTTTTTTTGGATTTTTAACTTTTGGGCTGGTGTCTTGCTTTGCTCAGCAAAACCTTTTAGATAAGGCTGAAGCTTCTAAAGAAGCCGATAACTATCAATTATCCTTAAATATCTTATCGAAAATTGACACCAATACCTTATCCATCCCACAAAAAGCCAGGTTTTATTATTTAAAATCTGCCAACTATAAATTCAGGAAGGAAGATTCAGATGCTTATCCATTATTATTGAAAGCACGTAAGCTTTATACGGCATTGGATAGTCTGGAGAAATTAGCGACCATTAATCTGGAACTTTTTCAGGTCGTAAGAAATATTGGTGGTGATCATTTAAACTATGATGAATATATAAAAGCCTATCTGGATTACCATCTTTCTCAGAATGATCCGAAAAACCTGCGCAAAGCCTATATTCGGATTGCAGGGAATTTTGCCAGAGAAACAACAGTGGACAGTTCTTTTAACTATTTTAAGAAAGCATTGCAATTAATAAGAATCGATAAGGATACGCTGGCAGAAGCCCACATGCTAAATAATTTTGGGGTATTGCATAATGAATTTACCTCCTATAAAGATTCCGCTTTATATTATTTTACAACTTCTAGAAGATTATATAAAAAGTCTGAATACATACAAGCTAGCTTTCAAAATACGGCCAGTGCTTATAAAAAGTTAGGCGAGTATGATAAAGCGATTGAAAATTATCAAAAAGCAGATTCGCTTTTAGGTAAAGAATACAGTAAAGAACGTAAGCGTTTTTTATATGATCTCATGGCCAAAACTTATGAGCTTGCCGAGAAACCGACAAAAGCTCTGGAGTATTACAAATTAACTCAGGCCTATCAGGATAGTTTAAATCTACAAGAACAGGAAAAGGCGATTTTCGACATCCAAACCAAATATGAGGTTCAGAAAAAAGAAAATGAAAACCTGCAATTAAAGCAATCTCGATTTTGGTTAATTTCAGGAGTCATTCTTTTGGTGTTGTTGCTTATTGCTACTTATTTGGTGTACCGTACCCGTATTGCCAAAAAGCAATTAGAAGTTAAGCAGTCGGCTTTAGAGAAAAACGAATTAGAAAAGCAGCTTAAGGATCAGGAGCTTGCAGGCTTAGATGCTATGATCGAGGGGCAGGAAAAAGAGCGCCAGCGTATTGCCAACGATCTTCATGATAATTTAGGAGGATTGCTGGCTACCTTAAAACTGCATTTTCAGAATTTAAAAACCAAGACCGATCGTCTTCGCGACGAGCAGGACGAGTTGTTTAAAACCACCAACTCACTTTTAGATGAAACCTATCAGCAGGTTAGAAATTACGCGCACCAGCGTAATGCCGGTCTAAAAACCAGTGAAGGTTTGGTGCCGTCCATAAAGAATTTTGCTTCAAAAGTTTCTGTAGGGAATAATCTTGTGGTTCAGGTAGAAGCGCATGATATGGATGAGCGCTTAGAAAATAGTGTAGAAATCACGATTTTCAGGATCGTACAGGAATTAATTACCAATGTGATTAAACACGCTGAAGCTTCAGAAATTATTGTTCATCTTACTTCTTTTGAAGATCATATCAATATCATGGTAGAGGATAACGGTAAAGGTTTTGACCCTTCTATTATAAAAGATAACGACGGGATGGGATTGGCTTCGATTATAAAGCGGGTAGAACATCTTGGCGGTAATGTAGATATAGATAGCCATTCGGGTAGTGGTACTACTGTCATTTTAAATATTCCCAAATCATGATTAGAGTGGTAGTTGCCGAAGATCATTTAGCCGTAGCCGATGGGATTTTGGCTTATTTCAAATATCACGATAGTATATCGATTATCGGTCACGCCAAAAATGGCGAGGATCTAGTAAAACTGGTAGAAAAAAATATTCCTGATGTTGTACTAACCGATGTGAAAATGCCGGTGATGGACGGAATTGAAGCAGCAAAACTGATAAAAGCAAAATTCGACAGGATTGGGATTATTGCCTTTAGCATGTTTGATCAGGACGAGGCGGTAGATTTAATGTTGCAGGCCGGTGCCACCGGATACTTGCTAAAAAATTCTCCCCTTTCTGAAATGGAAAAAGCAATATTAAAGGTTTCTGAAGGAAATTTATATTACGATCCCAATTTAAGTCTTGCTACTGAAAACACACCTAACGAGAATACCGGAATTCTTACGAAACGCCAAATTGAAATCTTAAAACTGGTAGGTAAAGGTAAAACCAATCAGCAAATAGCGGATGCTTTATTTATCGGAAAAACCACGGTAGAAACTCATCGTAAAAACATGATTAGAAAACTCGGTTTACATGGCCCGGGAGAATTGCTGCGCTACGCTTTACAGCGCAAATACGATTTTTAAAATATCCCCTCGTATGGGTATGGTGTTACACAGTTTTATGAGATATTTTTGAAGTAATAATTCATTTTGCTGGTGGTTCTTAATCCAATTTAATGAAGTATTTCGTTCAATTCCCTTTATAGGGGGCAAGTTCTAAAAACTGGCTGGGAAACTTTATTTGTTTTCTACTTCTCAGCGAAGTTAATGAACGTATTCTCGATTTCATTTATGAAATTATACTCCCGATGTAAAGTCGGGAGTTTTTTGTTTTCAGTAGTTAGATATGGTAAACAACCTATTCTGAATCACTTACTTCTTTTAGGGTTGTAAATATTTATAAAGCTTCATATTAAGGTAATATAGCTAACAATTACTGAAGCTAAATTTTACATTTAGATGAATTGCAGCTAACAGTTTTCTAAGGTTTTTTCTGTTCTTTTGAGATTGATTCAGGTTTGGTGAAATACATCCAAATTTATGTTAGCTTAAAGAGTTTCTCTTTAAGAAAATAACGAGACAGGTTTTGTAAACCTGTTCATTCCTTTTGTTTCTTAAATCCACCTCTATCCCGAGGTGGATTTTTAATCCTTTAGGGGTAATGATCTCTTTTTTAAATCAAGAATACTAACGAAGATTTTTTGATTCAAATCTCGAAAGCTTTTTCCGAAGTTCTTAATTTGCTTTAAATGTAGAGAGATAATTTTCTTTAATGCTTAATGCGTTTAAATTTAGTAAGAAGAATATGTCAACTGAAATCTGATTTTTGTAAAAAAAAAGCAGTTGATGTCAAATAATTTTTTAATTTTGCCGTCCAATTGCCTTGGTGGCGGAATTGGTAGACGCGCTGGATTCAAAAT from Zunongwangia profunda SM-A87 harbors:
- a CDS encoding PepSY-associated TM helix domain-containing protein, encoding MKKKKNYSLRAFINDVHLWLGLGSGIILFLVCFSGTILTFEDEIKDLFAEDFTVEGGDEKLSIEQLISVLESEGMVSSVTVPAKDGEAYEFSVKESPEQRRGTTYYVNPYSAEFSKKRESSLDGFFFSMFKLHRWLLLDSSIGRPIVGVATIIFLILSITGIVLWFPKKKINWKTLKPGFKIKFSARWKRINHDLHNTLGFYACIFLAIMSLTGLCWSFQWYRDLGSEVMGAQIFGGRGGPRVESEAQIDEDEMISIAAVEKITAQELNYEGKTSISFPSGDKGVYSIRKYESAKLSPLIADNLIVDRDGKVLKKEVFNDKPINLRIASLIKPLHTGSIYGGFSKLLYFLACLIATSLPITGTFIWIHKMKKKPKKE
- a CDS encoding ATP-binding protein → MKSILAFFGFLTFGLVSCFAQQNLLDKAEASKEADNYQLSLNILSKIDTNTLSIPQKARFYYLKSANYKFRKEDSDAYPLLLKARKLYTALDSLEKLATINLELFQVVRNIGGDHLNYDEYIKAYLDYHLSQNDPKNLRKAYIRIAGNFARETTVDSSFNYFKKALQLIRIDKDTLAEAHMLNNFGVLHNEFTSYKDSALYYFTTSRRLYKKSEYIQASFQNTASAYKKLGEYDKAIENYQKADSLLGKEYSKERKRFLYDLMAKTYELAEKPTKALEYYKLTQAYQDSLNLQEQEKAIFDIQTKYEVQKKENENLQLKQSRFWLISGVILLVLLLIATYLVYRTRIAKKQLEVKQSALEKNELEKQLKDQELAGLDAMIEGQEKERQRIANDLHDNLGGLLATLKLHFQNLKTKTDRLRDEQDELFKTTNSLLDETYQQVRNYAHQRNAGLKTSEGLVPSIKNFASKVSVGNNLVVQVEAHDMDERLENSVEITIFRIVQELITNVIKHAEASEIIVHLTSFEDHINIMVEDNGKGFDPSIIKDNDGMGLASIIKRVEHLGGNVDIDSHSGSGTTVILNIPKS
- a CDS encoding response regulator, translating into MIRVVVAEDHLAVADGILAYFKYHDSISIIGHAKNGEDLVKLVEKNIPDVVLTDVKMPVMDGIEAAKLIKAKFDRIGIIAFSMFDQDEAVDLMLQAGATGYLLKNSPLSEMEKAILKVSEGNLYYDPNLSLATENTPNENTGILTKRQIEILKLVGKGKTNQQIADALFIGKTTVETHRKNMIRKLGLHGPGELLRYALQRKYDF